A DNA window from Stenotrophomonas sp. 57 contains the following coding sequences:
- a CDS encoding DNA breaking-rejoining protein, with the protein MMKTTILLSTLAFAAMTFPAWAQSSGQTPPARTLSTVDAQELKASATGRSFDVGGTRFQLSPSTTVKQASGGQFTITPQAAATTSSRTKRSLDGAAAAPADAGAGKFAAAVSRDGAPVVATSRVKVFFTDAASAQRAATATGGTVVKVSKASGQAIVEYPSVNAALDATTKLLSTAGIRATEPDVVQWEETK; encoded by the coding sequence ATGATGAAGACGACCATTCTGTTGAGCACGCTCGCCTTCGCGGCGATGACCTTCCCTGCCTGGGCACAGAGCTCGGGGCAGACTCCTCCGGCCAGGACTCTATCGACCGTGGATGCGCAGGAACTGAAGGCGTCCGCTACCGGCCGCTCGTTCGATGTGGGCGGCACGCGCTTCCAGCTGTCTCCCTCGACCACCGTGAAGCAGGCCAGCGGCGGCCAGTTCACGATCACCCCGCAGGCGGCGGCGACCACCAGCTCGCGCACCAAGCGTTCGCTGGATGGCGCAGCGGCGGCGCCTGCTGATGCCGGCGCCGGCAAGTTCGCGGCGGCGGTCTCACGTGACGGAGCGCCGGTGGTGGCGACGTCGCGGGTCAAGGTGTTCTTCACCGATGCAGCATCGGCCCAGCGCGCGGCAACTGCCACCGGTGGCACCGTGGTGAAGGTGTCGAAGGCTTCGGGCCAGGCCATCGTGGAGTACCCGTCGGTGAACGCGGCGCTGGATGCGACCACCAAGCTGCTGTCCACCGCCGGTATCCGCGCGACAGAGCCGGACGTGGTGCAGTGGGAAGAGACCAAGTAA
- a CDS encoding SCO family protein produces MFSPRFRLPLLAGLAIGLLAGCSAQSRMDFYSRDIACEELGQHWSMPDSHGTVRGPKDLQGQVTYLFFGFTSCPDVCPTTMVELSQVKHLMGKDADQLQVVFVSVDPARDTPEVARTYVEAFDPKAIALVGNEAQLATMASDFKAFYEKEPGQVPHTYTVSHIAGGYVFDRQGRLRLFAPYGMPVDELFSDVQRLLLEPAHPAAGNDALASCSLKHSDTIAAR; encoded by the coding sequence TTGTTCTCTCCCCGTTTCCGTCTGCCGCTGCTGGCAGGCCTGGCCATCGGCCTGCTGGCCGGCTGCAGCGCGCAGTCGCGCATGGACTTCTATTCCAGGGACATCGCCTGCGAAGAACTTGGCCAGCACTGGTCGATGCCCGACAGCCACGGCACCGTGCGTGGCCCGAAGGACCTGCAGGGGCAGGTGACCTACCTGTTCTTCGGCTTCACCAGCTGCCCGGATGTGTGCCCGACCACCATGGTCGAGCTGAGCCAGGTGAAGCACCTGATGGGCAAGGATGCCGACCAGCTGCAGGTGGTGTTCGTCAGCGTCGATCCCGCACGCGACACGCCCGAAGTCGCCCGCACCTATGTGGAAGCGTTCGACCCCAAGGCGATCGCGCTGGTCGGCAACGAAGCGCAGCTGGCCACGATGGCCAGTGACTTCAAGGCGTTCTACGAAAAAGAGCCCGGCCAGGTACCGCATACCTACACCGTGAGCCACATCGCCGGTGGCTACGTGTTCGACCGCCAGGGCCGCCTGCGCCTGTTCGCGCCCTACGGCATGCCGGTGGACGAACTGTTTTCTGACGTGCAGCGCCTGCTGCTGGAACCGGCCCATCCAGCGGCAGGTAACGACGCGCTGGCCAGCTGCAGCCTCAAGCACAGCGACACGATCGCCGCGCGCTGA
- the cyoD gene encoding cytochrome o ubiquinol oxidase subunit IV gives MAHVETSRAGNAHGSTKSYLIGFVLCALLTVVPFALVMNPVLSRPLTLFLLVGFAVAQILVQLVYFLHMDRKSEGGWNLASFVFTLVILFIVVALSVWIIWSMHYHMMIN, from the coding sequence ATGGCCCACGTCGAAACTTCGCGCGCCGGCAATGCGCACGGTTCCACCAAGTCCTACCTGATCGGCTTCGTGCTGTGTGCGCTGCTGACCGTGGTGCCGTTCGCGCTGGTGATGAACCCGGTGCTGTCGCGGCCGCTCACGCTGTTCCTGCTGGTCGGCTTCGCGGTGGCGCAGATCCTGGTGCAGCTGGTCTATTTCCTGCACATGGACCGCAAATCCGAAGGTGGCTGGAACCTGGCCAGCTTCGTATTCACCCTGGTGATCCTGTTCATCGTCGTCGCACTGTCGGTCTGGATCATCTGGAGCATGCACTACCACATGATGATCAACTGA
- the cyoC gene encoding cytochrome o ubiquinol oxidase subunit III, with protein MNLLTRPELASDTQAHEDHHAHDHAHEQGGMKVFGMWVYLMSDLVLFGSLFASYAVLSTAYAGGPTGKDLFSLPFVMAETFLLLVSSITYGQAVLAMHRHDASAVLRWLGVTFVLGASFIGMEIYEFSHLIHEGAGPSTSAYLSAFFALVATHGLHVASGLIWMAVVMHQVYRRGLTPTNITRVSCLSLFWHFLDLVWICVFTFVYLIGAF; from the coding sequence ATGAACCTGTTGACCCGCCCCGAGCTGGCCAGCGACACCCAGGCGCACGAGGACCACCACGCGCACGACCACGCCCACGAGCAGGGCGGCATGAAGGTGTTCGGCATGTGGGTCTACCTCATGTCCGACCTGGTGCTGTTCGGTTCGCTGTTCGCCTCGTATGCGGTGCTCAGCACCGCCTACGCCGGCGGCCCCACCGGCAAGGACCTGTTCTCGCTGCCGTTCGTGATGGCCGAGACCTTCCTGCTGCTGGTGTCCAGCATCACCTACGGCCAGGCCGTGCTGGCGATGCATCGCCACGATGCCTCGGCGGTGCTGCGCTGGCTGGGCGTGACCTTCGTGCTCGGTGCCTCGTTCATCGGCATGGAGATCTATGAGTTCTCGCACCTGATCCACGAAGGTGCCGGCCCGAGCACCAGTGCCTACCTGTCGGCGTTCTTCGCGCTGGTCGCCACCCACGGCCTGCACGTGGCCAGTGGCCTGATCTGGATGGCCGTGGTCATGCACCAGGTCTACCGCCGTGGCCTGACCCCGACCAACATCACCCGCGTTTCGTGCCTGAGCCTGTTCTGGCACTTCCTGGACCTGGTGTGGATCTGCGTCTTCACCTTCGTCTACCTGATCGGAGCCTTCTGA
- the cyoB gene encoding cytochrome o ubiquinol oxidase subunit I, with protein MLGKLTWEAVPLHEPIVVVTLAAMVLGGIALLGAVTYFKLWGPLWRDWFTTVDHKKIGIMYVVVALVMLVRGFADALMMRAQLAAAGPGSDGFLPPEHYDQIFTAHGVIMIFFVATPFVVGLMNIIVPLQIGARDMAFPFLNAFSFWIFVVGAALMMISLGVGEFAMTGWVAYPPLSGIEFSPGVGVDYYIWALQASGIGTLLTGVNLFITILRMRAPGMTLMKMPVFTWTVLVTSVIIIAAFPILTVALGALTLDRYLDFNFYTNTLGGNPMMYVNLVWAWGHPEVYILVLPAFGIFSEVTATFARKKLFGYKSMVGATLAIGILSFIVWLHHFFTMGSGASVNAFFGIMTMIIAIPTGVKIFTWLFTMYGGRVEFSVPMLWTIAFLVTFTIGGMTGVLLAIPGADFLLHNSLFLVAHFHNTIIGGALFGYLAGFAYWFPKVFGFTLNERLGKWSFACWVIGFYLAFMPLYMLGFMGMTRRMNQYDNPAWTPYLIAAFIGALFVFAGIILMLVQIYVSVRDRKHNLDLTGDPWNARTLEWATPSPPPFYNFAVVPKADELDAFHEAKKRGLPPPPKTYAPIHMPKNTGVPLILNIWILVLCFALVWHIWWMAAASFIAMIVTLIVRSYDEDVDYYVSSEEVARTEAANLAKLKEVRA; from the coding sequence ATGTTGGGTAAATTGACGTGGGAGGCCGTGCCGCTGCACGAGCCGATCGTCGTGGTCACATTGGCGGCCATGGTGCTGGGTGGCATCGCGCTGCTCGGCGCGGTGACGTACTTCAAGCTGTGGGGCCCGCTGTGGCGTGACTGGTTCACCACCGTGGACCACAAGAAGATCGGCATCATGTACGTGGTGGTGGCGCTGGTCATGCTGGTGCGCGGCTTCGCCGACGCGCTGATGATGCGCGCGCAGCTGGCCGCGGCCGGGCCGGGCAGTGACGGTTTCCTGCCGCCGGAGCACTACGACCAGATCTTCACCGCGCACGGCGTGATCATGATCTTCTTCGTGGCCACCCCGTTCGTGGTCGGTCTGATGAACATCATCGTGCCGCTGCAGATCGGCGCGCGCGACATGGCGTTCCCGTTCCTCAACGCCTTCAGCTTCTGGATCTTCGTGGTCGGCGCCGCGCTGATGATGATCTCGCTCGGCGTGGGCGAATTCGCCATGACCGGCTGGGTGGCCTATCCGCCGCTGTCGGGCATCGAGTTCAGTCCAGGCGTCGGTGTCGATTACTACATCTGGGCGTTGCAGGCTTCGGGCATCGGCACCTTGCTGACCGGCGTCAACCTGTTCATCACCATCCTGCGCATGCGTGCGCCGGGCATGACCCTGATGAAGATGCCGGTGTTCACCTGGACCGTGCTGGTCACCAGCGTGATCATCATCGCCGCCTTCCCGATCCTGACCGTGGCACTGGGTGCGCTCACCCTGGACCGCTACCTGGACTTCAACTTCTACACCAACACATTGGGTGGCAACCCGATGATGTACGTGAACCTGGTGTGGGCCTGGGGCCATCCGGAGGTGTACATCCTGGTGCTGCCGGCGTTCGGCATCTTCTCCGAAGTGACCGCCACGTTCGCGCGCAAGAAGCTGTTCGGCTACAAGTCGATGGTCGGCGCCACGCTGGCGATCGGCATCCTGTCGTTCATCGTCTGGCTGCACCACTTCTTCACCATGGGTTCCGGTGCCAGCGTCAATGCCTTCTTCGGCATCATGACGATGATCATCGCCATTCCCACCGGCGTGAAGATCTTCACCTGGTTGTTCACCATGTACGGTGGCCGCGTGGAGTTCAGCGTGCCGATGCTGTGGACCATCGCCTTCCTGGTCACCTTCACCATCGGTGGCATGACCGGCGTGCTGCTGGCCATCCCGGGCGCGGACTTCCTGCTGCACAACAGCCTGTTCCTGGTCGCGCACTTCCACAACACCATCATCGGCGGCGCGCTGTTCGGTTACCTGGCCGGCTTCGCCTACTGGTTCCCGAAGGTGTTCGGCTTCACCCTCAACGAGCGCCTGGGCAAGTGGTCGTTCGCCTGCTGGGTAATCGGCTTCTACCTGGCCTTCATGCCGCTGTACATGCTGGGCTTCATGGGCATGACCCGCCGCATGAACCAGTACGACAACCCGGCGTGGACGCCGTACCTGATCGCCGCCTTCATCGGCGCGCTGTTCGTGTTCGCGGGCATCATCCTGATGCTGGTGCAGATCTACGTGAGCGTGCGCGACCGCAAGCACAACCTGGACCTGACCGGCGACCCGTGGAATGCACGCACGCTGGAATGGGCCACGCCGTCGCCGCCGCCGTTCTACAACTTCGCCGTGGTGCCCAAGGCCGATGAGCTGGACGCCTTCCACGAAGCGAAGAAGCGTGGCCTGCCGCCGCCGCCGAAGACGTACGCGCCGATCCACATGCCGAAGAACACCGGCGTGCCGCTGATCCTCAACATCTGGATCCTGGTGCTGTGCTTCGCCCTGGTCTGGCACATCTGGTGGATGGCCGCGGCCAGCTTCATCGCGATGATCGTGACCCTGATCGTGCGGTCCTACGACGAGGACGTGGACTACTACGTCAGTTCCGAAGAGGTGGCGCGCACCGAAGCGGCCAACCTGGCCAAGCTGAAGGAGGTACGCGCATGA
- the cyoA gene encoding ubiquinol oxidase subunit II, which yields MNICWNRIRLALVALACVGLSGCDWVLLDSKGMVGLAQRDLILICIGLMLIVVIPAIVLTFVFAWRFRAGNTKAKYTPDWSHSTKVEIVVWGVPLLIIAGLAVIVWKSTHELDPYKPLDVAGEPLHVDVIATDWKWVFVYPDLGIATVNQLNFPANRPLAFNITSNSTMNTFFIPQLGGQIYAMAGMRTQLHLIANEPGQFRGMSGNYSGHGFSNMKFIATASSNEDFDRWVAEVRSAPDALSFTQFKGLAAPSKNAPVQHFSSVEPLLFKKVIDQFIGVGENTAAATPAGAAGGAQVSQE from the coding sequence ATGAATATCTGCTGGAACCGCATCCGCCTGGCGCTGGTCGCCCTGGCCTGCGTCGGCCTGTCGGGCTGTGACTGGGTGCTGCTGGATTCGAAGGGCATGGTCGGGCTCGCCCAGCGCGACCTGATCCTGATCTGCATCGGCCTGATGCTGATCGTGGTGATACCGGCCATCGTACTGACCTTCGTGTTCGCCTGGCGCTTCCGTGCCGGCAACACCAAGGCGAAATACACGCCGGACTGGTCGCACTCCACCAAGGTGGAGATCGTGGTCTGGGGCGTGCCGCTGCTGATCATTGCCGGCCTGGCGGTGATCGTGTGGAAGTCGACCCACGAACTGGACCCGTACAAGCCGCTGGACGTGGCCGGCGAACCGCTGCACGTGGACGTGATCGCCACCGACTGGAAATGGGTGTTCGTGTACCCGGACCTGGGCATCGCCACGGTCAACCAGCTCAACTTCCCGGCCAACCGCCCGCTGGCGTTCAACATCACCTCCAACTCGACGATGAATACCTTCTTCATCCCGCAGCTGGGTGGGCAGATCTACGCGATGGCCGGCATGCGCACGCAGCTGCACCTGATCGCCAACGAGCCCGGCCAGTTCCGTGGCATGTCCGGCAACTACAGCGGGCATGGCTTCTCGAACATGAAGTTCATCGCCACTGCCAGCAGCAACGAAGACTTCGATCGCTGGGTGGCCGAGGTGCGCAGCGCGCCCGACGCGCTCAGCTTCACGCAGTTCAAGGGGCTGGCCGCGCCGTCGAAGAACGCACCGGTGCAGCACTTCTCCAGTGTTGAACCGCTGCTGTTCAAGAAGGTCATCGACCAGTTCATCGGCGTCGGTGAGAACACCGCTGCTGCTACCCCGGCGGGCGCTGCCGGTGGTGCCCAGGTTTCCCAGGAGTAA
- a CDS encoding PLP-dependent aminotransferase family protein, which translates to MTPPAAGRRLKHPNRTWVRPFREGAGPLYLQIAQQVREAVDDGVLRPGDRLPPQRDLAQQVGVDLTTVTRAFAELRQAGLLDAQGAGGTFIALSAGNRSTSVDLSMNIPPLLGSAPFAQGMEAGFQHVGQQLGQGELMSYHVGAGTREDRAAAVQWLAPMLGTVGADQVVICPGAQTALCALILARTQPGELIAAEQLTYPGLLAASRVLQRGVVPVAMDAEGMLPDALEEACQVRPPRLLYLVPTIQNPTTATMSAQRRQALLAVAKRHDLTVIEDDPYWLLAGDAAPPLAAHRDAGCPVYYISTLSKCLAPGLRTAYLVVPAGEPMEPVLDALRAIALMPTQSMVAVASQWIRSGQAQDMVQRFQQELRERQAIAAQYLPSRAQAHPAGLHVWLPLPLRLDQYRLIQAAQEQGLGIASSDAFSVEEPPPGNAIRLSLGGAVDQGALAGALSKLNEILSEAPEARHSAIV; encoded by the coding sequence ATGACACCACCTGCCGCCGGCCGCCGCCTGAAACACCCCAATCGCACCTGGGTTCGCCCCTTCCGCGAGGGCGCCGGCCCGCTGTACCTGCAGATCGCCCAGCAGGTGCGCGAGGCGGTGGATGACGGCGTGCTGCGCCCGGGCGACCGGCTGCCGCCGCAGCGCGACCTGGCCCAGCAGGTGGGCGTGGACCTGACCACGGTTACCCGGGCCTTTGCCGAACTGCGCCAGGCCGGCCTGCTCGACGCGCAGGGCGCCGGCGGCACCTTCATCGCGCTGTCGGCCGGCAACCGCAGCACCTCGGTGGACCTGAGCATGAACATCCCGCCGCTGCTGGGCAGCGCGCCGTTCGCGCAGGGCATGGAGGCCGGCTTCCAGCACGTAGGGCAGCAGCTGGGCCAGGGTGAACTGATGAGCTACCACGTCGGCGCCGGTACCCGCGAGGACCGCGCCGCCGCGGTGCAGTGGCTGGCGCCGATGCTGGGCACGGTGGGCGCCGACCAGGTGGTGATCTGCCCCGGCGCGCAGACCGCGCTGTGCGCGCTGATCCTGGCCCGCACACAGCCGGGCGAACTGATCGCCGCCGAACAGCTGACCTACCCGGGCCTGCTGGCCGCCTCGCGCGTGCTGCAGCGGGGCGTGGTGCCGGTAGCGATGGACGCCGAAGGCATGTTGCCCGATGCGCTGGAAGAAGCCTGCCAGGTGCGCCCTCCGCGCCTGCTCTACCTGGTGCCGACCATCCAGAATCCAACCACGGCAACGATGTCGGCACAACGCCGGCAGGCTCTGCTGGCCGTCGCCAAGCGCCACGATCTGACCGTGATCGAAGACGATCCCTACTGGTTGCTGGCTGGGGACGCCGCGCCGCCGCTGGCCGCGCATCGCGACGCCGGCTGCCCTGTCTACTACATCTCCACCCTGTCCAAGTGCCTGGCCCCGGGCCTGCGCACCGCTTACCTGGTGGTGCCGGCCGGCGAGCCGATGGAGCCGGTGCTGGACGCCCTGCGCGCGATCGCCCTGATGCCGACCCAGTCGATGGTGGCGGTGGCTTCACAGTGGATCCGCAGCGGCCAGGCCCAGGACATGGTGCAGCGCTTCCAGCAGGAGCTGCGCGAGCGCCAGGCGATTGCCGCGCAGTACCTGCCGTCCCGTGCCCAGGCGCACCCGGCCGGCCTGCACGTGTGGCTGCCGCTACCGCTACGGCTGGACCAGTACCGGCTGATCCAGGCCGCACAGGAACAAGGCCTGGGCATCGCCAGCTCCGATGCCTTCAGCGTGGAAGAGCCGCCGCCGGGCAACGCGATCCGCCTGTCGCTGGGCGGTGCGGTTGACCAGGGCGCGCTGGCCGGAGCGTTGTCCAAGCTGAACGAGATCCTGTCTGAAGCGCCCGAGGCCCGGCACAGCGCCATCGTCTGA
- a CDS encoding DUF6436 domain-containing protein, whose amino-acid sequence MGAAAPRRRWLLPTMIALACLFMAGVAAALWQYFGYSAQSTFTEQAIVFDDSQLRLPADLAGDTGRIRVVHFWDPACGVCNRETGAHLSYLISMYRRAGIDFYAIRRPGTQGELPEPLRSKVINLPTIDGIENIPASPAVAIWDRHGHLAYAGPYSIGMVCNSANSFVEPLLDRLVRGETVRPKGLLAVGCYCPWQAKR is encoded by the coding sequence ATGGGCGCAGCCGCGCCGCGTCGCCGCTGGCTGCTGCCGACGATGATCGCCCTCGCCTGCCTGTTCATGGCCGGCGTGGCGGCTGCGCTGTGGCAGTACTTCGGCTACAGCGCGCAGTCCACGTTCACCGAACAGGCCATCGTCTTCGACGACTCGCAGCTGCGCCTGCCGGCCGATCTGGCCGGAGATACGGGCCGCATCCGCGTGGTGCATTTCTGGGACCCGGCCTGCGGGGTGTGCAACCGCGAGACCGGTGCGCACCTGAGCTACCTGATCAGCATGTACCGCCGCGCCGGCATCGACTTCTATGCGATCCGCCGCCCGGGCACGCAGGGCGAGCTGCCCGAGCCGTTGCGCAGCAAGGTGATCAACCTGCCGACCATCGACGGCATCGAGAACATCCCGGCCAGCCCTGCCGTGGCGATCTGGGACCGGCACGGCCATCTGGCCTACGCAGGGCCGTACAGCATCGGCATGGTCTGCAACTCGGCCAACAGTTTCGTCGAACCGCTGCTGGACAGACTGGTGCGTGGTGAAACCGTGCGCCCCAAAGGACTGCTTGCCGTGGGCTGCTACTGCCCGTGGCAGGCCAAGCGCTGA
- a CDS encoding PLP-dependent aminotransferase family protein — translation MTSLALGGATAANNNGGHLSEPTDGYGQAPAVGRNDTPRHAPYMPRPDVAAREWVQDVLAHSGPIYLRIVNSLERTVRRGGLAPGQRLPSQRALAQQLGIDLTTVTRAFDEARKRGLIEARGPQGSFIAPPKAGFDQVVDLSMNVPPVPDADALAETLRRGAAAVLARSNAPNLMTYHLGGGNPTDRHAAARWLQPMLGAVDDNCLLLTEGAQVALAAILVSQGRDGDAILCDALVYPGLLQAAAALGRRLLPVDGDEHGMCPEALARQARDSGARLVYLNPTCQNPTALTLPLQRREALARVLEREGLLAIEDDPYWHLAEDAPTPLATLAPRHVFYVATLSKVISPGLRTAFVHCPSAARAEAMTAALRATRLMGHPLVSALASQLLLDGSAQSLLAQVRSEARERVRMARYLLAPSLLQRAEGLHAWCRIPAPWTDATLVRTAQLQGLAIAPSSAFCPPGVSHPNGVRLSLGLAADRRQLESALRRIDRLLLSDALPAIER, via the coding sequence ATGACATCACTGGCTCTGGGTGGCGCGACCGCCGCAAACAACAACGGCGGTCACCTGTCCGAACCGACCGATGGTTATGGACAGGCGCCCGCCGTTGGACGCAACGATACGCCCCGACATGCTCCGTACATGCCGCGACCGGATGTCGCAGCGCGCGAGTGGGTGCAGGACGTGCTCGCGCACAGCGGTCCGATCTACCTGCGCATCGTCAATTCGCTGGAGCGCACGGTGCGCCGTGGTGGTCTGGCACCCGGACAGCGCCTGCCCTCGCAGCGCGCGTTGGCGCAGCAGCTGGGCATCGACCTGACCACGGTCACCCGCGCCTTCGATGAAGCACGCAAGCGTGGCCTGATCGAAGCGCGTGGACCACAGGGCAGCTTCATCGCACCGCCCAAGGCCGGCTTCGACCAGGTGGTGGACCTGAGCATGAACGTGCCGCCGGTGCCCGATGCCGACGCGCTGGCGGAGACGCTGCGTCGCGGCGCCGCCGCCGTGCTTGCGCGCAGCAACGCACCGAACCTGATGACCTATCACCTGGGGGGCGGCAACCCCACTGATCGCCATGCCGCGGCGCGCTGGCTGCAGCCGATGCTGGGCGCCGTGGATGACAACTGCCTGCTGCTGACCGAAGGCGCGCAGGTGGCGCTGGCCGCGATCCTGGTCAGCCAGGGCCGCGATGGCGATGCGATCCTGTGCGATGCGCTGGTCTATCCGGGCCTGCTGCAGGCCGCAGCGGCGCTGGGGCGTCGGCTGCTGCCGGTGGACGGCGACGAACACGGCATGTGCCCCGAGGCGCTGGCGCGGCAGGCACGCGACAGCGGCGCGCGGCTGGTGTATCTCAACCCCACCTGCCAGAACCCGACCGCGCTTACCCTGCCCCTGCAGCGGCGCGAGGCGCTGGCGCGGGTGCTGGAACGCGAAGGCCTGCTGGCGATCGAGGATGATCCGTACTGGCACCTTGCCGAGGACGCGCCAACGCCGCTGGCGACACTGGCGCCGCGCCATGTGTTCTACGTGGCGACGCTGTCGAAGGTGATCAGCCCCGGCCTGCGCACTGCCTTCGTGCACTGCCCGAGTGCCGCACGCGCCGAGGCGATGACGGCCGCGCTGCGGGCAACGCGGTTGATGGGCCATCCGCTGGTGTCGGCGCTGGCCAGCCAGCTGCTGCTGGATGGCTCGGCGCAATCGTTGCTGGCGCAGGTGCGCAGCGAAGCACGCGAGCGCGTGCGCATGGCACGCTATCTGCTGGCACCGTCGCTGCTGCAGCGTGCCGAAGGCCTGCATGCCTGGTGCCGGATACCGGCGCCGTGGACCGACGCGACCCTGGTTCGCACTGCGCAGCTGCAGGGCTTGGCGATTGCGCCGTCATCGGCGTTCTGCCCGCCCGGCGTGTCGCACCCGAATGGGGTGCGCCTGTCACTGGGGCTGGCAGCCGACCGCAGGCAGCTGGAAAGCGCGTTGCGACGGATTGACCGATTGCTGTTGTCGGATGCGTTGCCGGCCATCGAACGGTAG
- a CDS encoding aminotransferase class V-fold PLP-dependent enzyme produces the protein MDACRRSLLRAGALLPAAVALSSLPAMAATRYAAPMEIPATTVAPDVLARDENYWATVASQFDITDEVNHLENGYWGAMGLETLASYQRHTADVNRGNAWYGRREFPAQYMAVQRQVAELLGVGADEIALTRGATEAMLALIGGYNRLQPGDQVLYADIDYDSMIGAMRWLQQRRGVQVERIALPAVPDHAQILQVYETAFARLPRLKLVLLTQVSHRHGLVLPVAAIAERARARGIEVIVDAAHGFGQIDYAVPQLKSDFVGINLHKWIGAPVGVGAMYVRRGRVADLDPYMGEADDGRVGSRVHTGTVNFAAYLALPEAIALHQRIGVANKQARLRYLRERWTVPARQMTHIEVLSSPDPALASALASFRLRGHTSVEQNQALQKRLVDEHRIFTTYRDGLESGACVRVTPSVFTRPAQMDALVQALSVLA, from the coding sequence ATGGACGCTTGTCGTCGCTCCCTGTTGCGCGCCGGTGCATTGCTGCCGGCCGCAGTGGCACTGTCTTCACTGCCAGCCATGGCTGCCACGCGTTACGCTGCGCCGATGGAGATTCCCGCAACGACCGTGGCGCCGGACGTGCTGGCCCGCGATGAAAACTACTGGGCCACCGTGGCCAGCCAGTTCGACATCACCGACGAAGTGAACCATCTGGAGAACGGCTACTGGGGCGCGATGGGGCTTGAGACGCTGGCCAGTTACCAGCGCCACACCGCTGACGTGAACCGTGGCAACGCCTGGTACGGCCGCCGTGAATTCCCGGCGCAGTACATGGCAGTACAGCGGCAGGTGGCCGAGCTGCTGGGCGTGGGTGCGGATGAGATCGCGCTGACGCGGGGCGCCACCGAGGCGATGCTGGCGCTGATCGGTGGCTACAACCGCCTGCAGCCCGGCGACCAGGTGCTGTACGCGGACATCGACTACGACAGCATGATCGGTGCGATGCGCTGGCTGCAGCAGCGCCGTGGCGTGCAGGTGGAGCGCATCGCGCTGCCGGCGGTGCCGGACCACGCGCAGATTCTGCAGGTCTACGAGACTGCGTTCGCGCGGTTGCCACGCCTGAAGCTGGTGTTGTTGACCCAGGTCAGCCATCGCCACGGGCTGGTGCTGCCGGTGGCCGCGATTGCCGAACGTGCACGTGCGCGCGGTATCGAGGTGATCGTCGATGCCGCGCACGGGTTCGGCCAGATCGACTACGCGGTGCCGCAGCTGAAGTCTGATTTCGTCGGCATCAATCTGCACAAGTGGATCGGCGCGCCGGTTGGTGTCGGCGCGATGTACGTACGCAGGGGACGTGTGGCGGACCTCGACCCGTACATGGGCGAGGCCGACGATGGCCGTGTCGGCAGCCGCGTGCACACCGGCACGGTCAACTTCGCCGCCTATCTGGCGCTGCCGGAGGCGATCGCATTGCACCAGCGCATCGGCGTGGCCAACAAGCAGGCGCGCCTGCGCTACCTGCGCGAGCGCTGGACCGTACCCGCGCGGCAGATGACGCACATCGAAGTGCTGTCCTCGCCGGATCCGGCGCTGGCCAGTGCATTGGCCAGTTTCCGCCTGCGCGGCCACACCTCGGTGGAACAGAACCAGGCACTGCAGAAGCGTCTGGTGGATGAACATCGGATTTTCACCACGTACCGCGATGGCCTGGAATCGGGTGCCTGTGTACGGGTGACGCCGTCGGTGTTCACCCGGCCAGCACAGATGGACGCGCTGGTGCAGGCCCTTTCCGTCTTGGCCTGA